The bacterium genome includes a window with the following:
- a CDS encoding retropepsin-like aspartic protease has translation MGKITEKITVTNFVDEVKVKEGIISEDKVRKEEVEAIIDSGATLLCLPKNIVEKLGLTLMGEMPANTANGKVLRKIYSVATLTIRDRSAEFDVMELPDDTPALVGQLPLERLDFQLDLKNQRLIPNPEHPDKLVLDLY, from the coding sequence ATGGGTAAGATAACCGAAAAAATTACGGTGACTAATTTTGTGGATGAGGTTAAAGTCAAAGAAGGTATTATTTCGGAAGATAAGGTCAGAAAAGAAGAAGTAGAAGCGATAATTGACAGTGGGGCAACATTACTTTGTCTGCCTAAGAATATAGTCGAAAAATTAGGACTGACTCTTATGGGCGAGATGCCTGCCAATACTGCCAACGGGAAGGTCTTAAGAAAGATATATAGCGTGGCAACATTAACCATCAGAGATCGCTCCGCAGAATTTGATGTAATGGAGCTTCCCGATGATACCCCGGCATTAGTGGGACAATTACCGTTAGAAAGACTCGATTTCCAGCTTGACCTGAAAAACCAGCGATTAATTCCAAATCCGGAGCATCCGGATAAGTTGGTTTTGGACCTGTATTAG